From one Solanum lycopersicum chromosome 12, SLM_r2.1 genomic stretch:
- the LOC101259126 gene encoding ankyrin repeat protein SKIP35-like isoform X1 — MEEDKAVFVGSRNSIISEEKTVFSEMEVETADMDISDRNNENVVLPSEEGEGSNGNVVFSREAPLVHKDFRSSAVAGGCSCGVNKIKSGIANSDSELGKSEESGLEKKLSRQDRIELGRLFQGAVSDHDWELAESLILLADPQTLNDALCIGLDSIWFLSNQDELYGITGLIKKIIANGAFDFTRAALRTSFLASCVSACQSRTMGLADTVTVMARSRLHERLRECSGDEVLKAEAGAKVQKFTEWALKCIGFHSRCQGKRDTVGKNSAVEIQLQLSAFKTFLDLAGNHLTGKDFTEAFDAACFPLTLFPSSFDTCWASGISATAIQGLLGMLVDGGADNVNQCFLEASRFGSTELVRILLQIAQRNSLDVDVELALGFASHYGKIGTMECLVEEGNALSFLGPLMRAAERGCMQVVEWFVKRGCRDMELCLALTAATSSSQVEVAAYLLPHVPKHVLAALSIEILKAAGERSSGSLDGVAFLLHSDFLSDPVATYAVADSIAKSDDDAVPPGLRSFLREHWSEAAFSDGLRQGQQHYLNFVQIVNYGESPICLKDLPGPLRVAIAYLPLYRESVKAGRCCLLSQRLRGQLVEAAKRLGGVVLEEANQGKELVAVLEHHLPPFLLNASSAAY; from the exons ATGGAAGAAGATAAGGCAGTGTTTGTTGGAAGTAGGAATAGCATTATTAGTGAAGAAAAGACTGTGTTTTCAGAAATGGAAGTGGAAACTGCTGACATGGATATATCTGATCGGAACAATGAGAATGTAGTCTTGCCGTCTGAGGAAGGAGAGGGAAGTAATGGAAATGTGGTGTTTTCAAGAGAAGCTCCACTTGTACATAAGGACTTCAGATCATCTGCCGTTGCAGGAGGTTGCAGTTGTGGAGTTAATAAGATTAAATCAGGGATAGCTAACTCTGACTCGGAACTCGGAAAAAGTGAGGAATCAGGTCTTGAAAAGAAGCTTAGTAGACAAGATAGGATTGAGTTGGGGCGCTTGTTCCAGGGTGCTGTGAGTGACCATGATTGGGAGTTGGCAGAGAGTTTGATCCTACTGGCTGATCCCCAAACACTGAATGATGCTTTATGCATTGGTTTGGATTCAATCTGGTTCTTGAGTAATCAAGATGAGTTGTACGGGATAACAGGTTTGATTAAGAAGATCATCGCTAATGGTGCATTCGACTTCACTCGGGCTGCCCTAAGGACTTCATTTCTTGCTTCTTGTGTTTCTGCTTGCCAGAGTCGAACAATGGGCCTTGCAGATACTGTCACTGTTATGGCACGAAG CAGGTTGCATGAACGACTACGAGAATGCAGTGGAGATGAAGTCTTGAAGGCTGAAGCTGGTGCTAAGGTTCAGAAATTCACTGAATGGGCTCTTAAATGTATAGGTTTCCATTCCCGCTGCCAAGGAAAGAGAGATACGGTTGGGAAGAACTCTGCTGTTGAAATACAATTGCAGTTATCAGCTTTCAAAACTTTCCTGGATCTTGCTGGGAATCACCTTACTGGGAAGGACTTTACAGAAGCATTTGATGCAGCTTGCTTTCCGCTTACACTATTCCCTAGTTCATTTGATACTTGCTGGGCATCAGGAATTTCAGCTACTGCAATCCAAGGATTGCTCGGCATGTTGGTGGATGGGGGTGCAGACAATGTCAATCAGTGCTTTCTTGAAGCTTCACGTTTTGGGAGCACAGAGCTGGTCCGCATTCTTTTGCAG ATTGCTCAAAGGAACAGCTTGGATGTTGATGTTGAACTGGCTTTGGGATTTGCTTCCCATTACGGTAAAATTGGAACCATGGAATGTTTAGTGGAAGAGGGTAATGCATTGTCTTTCTTGGGCCCGCTGATGAGAGCTGCTGAGAGGGGATGCATGCAGGTTGTTGAATGGTTTGTCAAAAGGGGATGCAGGGACATGGAACTATGTCTGGCCCTTACAGCTGCGACCTCCAGTAGTCAGGTTGAAGTTGCTGCGTATCTCCTTCCTCATGTTCCTAAGCATGTTCTTGCTGCCCTCAGCATCGAGATTCTTAAGGCTGCTGGCGAGAGAAGCAGTGGGTCTCTTGATGGGGTAGCATTTCTGTTGCATTCGGACTTCCTCAGTGATCCTGTTGCCACTTATGCTGTTGCTGACAGTATAGCTAAGTCTGATGATGATGCTGTTCCTCCCGGTCTGAGGAGTTTCCTTCGGGAACATTGGTCGGAAGCTGCCTTCTCGGATGGACTGCGGCAAGGACAACAACACTACTTAAACTTTGTGCAAATTGTAAACTACGGTGAATCTCCTATCTGTTTGAAGGATCTTCCTGGGCCCTTGAGGGTAGCAATAGCATACCTGCCACTGTATAGAGAAAGTGTTAAGGCAGGGAGATGTTGCTTGTTATCTCAAAGACTTAGAGGACAGCTTGTGGAAGCTGCCAAAAGGCTTGGTGGTGTAGTACTGGAAGAGGCAAACcaaggaaaagaattagtggCTGTCTTGGAGCATCATCTTCCTCCATTTTTGCTAAATGCATCAAGTGCTGCTTATTAG
- the LOC109119151 gene encoding uncharacterized protein, giving the protein MWSLLFCCVAYWFDSRMIENVDLIFNYGGQWFRKPQLVYHKKLFHVWRAYEVDLLSYIDVCREFKEKLAFSEVRQLLFTAPSGGFYVIEGDEGIIILQNILSDNFKVVNFFAVDNSEEELELVPNISCYHKSDNVIEVGTDCDSSEEEENGETMSSEYDSEELEIYKKQKQLDINETLDKYKDLEYGMTFSNLKEAKQVIDFYAVANKRDIRVKKSDKGRVTYCCVLDCPFRCSIYKDGRDQGFKIKTLNQEHTCYETSENRRAKAGILSQYFKKKVQNNPTFKIKDMKEHLESVLDLDVNESKLKRVKRLVLDKLDGSYADDYNKLEAYTYELRMSNPGTDVVINLSRDAMEEGKRRFLRLYICFQALKEGWKGGLRPFIGLDGTFLKGKIKGIMLVAVGQDSSNHFYPLAWPVVDKETKRTWNWFQELLKHSLDLKLGENVTFISDMQKGLLNAVTNVCPKANHRWCVRHIEANWSKNYRSGELKKLLWWCAWSTYEEEFKDQLTKMGELNKKAAKALVSYPPEKWCRAYFDTKCKNFMIDNNFTESFNSWIVEARQKPIIKMLEEIRVKVMNMLRKHEAEVKSWKNEFSPHAMHLFNDYKVIAQRCKVEFNGGCGYEVTEGVDRHTINIELKRCSCRVWDLSGIPCPRAIKAFIHKKS; this is encoded by the exons ATGTGGtctcttcttttttgttgtGTTGCATATTGGTTCGATTCAAGAATGATTGAAAATGTTGATCTGATTTTTAATTATGGGGGACAATGGTTTCGAAAACCACAATTGGTATACCATAAAAAATTGTTTCACGTTTGGAGAGCTTACGAAGTTGACTTGCTGTCTTACATTGATGTATGTCgagaatttaaagaaaaattagctTTTAGTGAAGTACGACAGCTTCTATTTACAGCCCCATCTGGTGGTTTTTATGTGATCGAGGGGGATGAAGGCATTATAATTCTTCAAAATATACTATCTGACAATTTCAAGGTAGTGAACTTTTTTGCGGTAGATAACTCTGAAGAGGAGCTTGAGTTAGTTCCAAACATTAGTTGTTACCATAAAAGTGACAATGTTATAGAAGTTGGAACAGATTGTGATAGTAGTGAGGAAGAGGAAAATGGTGAAACTATGTCTAGCGAATATGATAGTGAAGAGCTGGAGATTTATAAAAAGCAAAAACAACTTGATATCAATGAAACGTTAGACAAGTACAAGGATTTGGAGTATGGTATGACCTTTAGCAATCTCAAAGAAGCTAAACAAGTTATTGACTTTTATGCTGTTGCAAATAAGAGGGATATTAGAGTAAAGAAAAGCGACAAAGGTAGAGTTACTTATTGTTGTGTTCTTGATTGTCCCTTTCGATGCTCGATTTACAAGGATGGGAGAGATCAAGGTTTTAAGATCAAGACCTTGAATCAGGAACACACATGTTATGAGACTTCTGAGAACAGGAGAGCTAAAGCTGGgattttatctcaatattttaAGAAGAAAGTTCAGAATAACCCTACGTTTAAGATTAAAGACATGAAGGAGCACTTGGAATCTGTTTTGGATCTTGATGTGAATGAGTCAAAATTGAAGAGAGTTAAGAGGCTTGTCTTGGACAAATTAGATGGTAGTTACGCTGATGATTATAATAAGTTAGAGGCATACACATATGAATTGAGGATGAGTAATCCAGGAACTGATGTAGTGATCAATTTGTCAAGAGATGCTATGGAAGAAGGGAAAAGAAGATTTTTACGGTTATATATATGCTTTCAGGCATTAAAGGAAGGCTGGAAAGGAGGTTTGCGACCTTTTATAGGGCTAGATGGCAcctttttaaaaggaaaaattaaggGAATAATGTTGGTCGCAGTGGGACAAGATTCTAGTAACCATTTCTATCCACTTGCTTGGCCCGTTGTAGATAAAGAAACTAAAAGAACTTGGAACTGGTTTCAGGAGCTGCTGAAACATTCTTTGGACTTAAAGTTGGGTGAAAATGTCACTTTTATATCAGACATGCAAAAG GGCTTATTGAATGCTGTTACTAATGTATGCCCAAAAGCAAATCACAGATGGTGTGTTCGGCACATTGAAGCTAATTGGAGCAAAAATTACAGAAGCGGAGAGTTGAAAAAGCTTCTTTGGTGGTGTGCTTGGAGTACATATGAGGAGGAGTTCAAAGATCAACTTACAAAAATGGGTGAGTTGAATAAGAAGGCTGCTAAGGCCTTGGTGAGCTATCCACCAGAAAAATGGTGTAGAGCATATTTTGACACCAAATGCAAAAATTTCATGATTGACAACAACTTCACGGAGTCCTTCAACTCATGGATTGTAGAGGCCAGACAAAAGCCAATCATAAAGATGCTGGAAGAAATAAGGGTGAAG GTAATGAACATGTTAAGGAAGCATGAGGCTGAAGTTAAAAGTTGGAAGAATGAGTTTTCACCACATGCAATGCATCTCTTTAATGACTACAAGGTCATTGCCCAACGATGTAAGGTTGAGTTTAATGGAGGTTGTGGATATGAAGTGACCGAGGGTGTGGATAGGCATACAATCAATATAGAACTTAAAAGATGCTCATGCAGAGTATGGGACTTATCTGGAATACCATGTCCTCGTGCCATCAAAGCATTTATCCATAAAAAAAGTTGA
- the LOC101259126 gene encoding ankyrin repeat protein SKIP35-like isoform X2, translating into MEEDKAVFVGSRNSIISEEKTVFSEMEVETADMDISDRNNENVVLPSEEGEGSNGNVVFSREAPLVHKDFRSSAVAGGCSCGVNKIKSGIANSDSELGKSEESGLEKKLSRQDRIELGRLFQGAVSDHDWELAESLILLADPQTLNDALCIGLDSIWFLSNQDELYGITGLIKKIIANGAFDFTRAALRTSFLASCVSACQSRTMGLADTVTVMARRLHERLRECSGDEVLKAEAGAKVQKFTEWALKCIGFHSRCQGKRDTVGKNSAVEIQLQLSAFKTFLDLAGNHLTGKDFTEAFDAACFPLTLFPSSFDTCWASGISATAIQGLLGMLVDGGADNVNQCFLEASRFGSTELVRILLQIAQRNSLDVDVELALGFASHYGKIGTMECLVEEGNALSFLGPLMRAAERGCMQVVEWFVKRGCRDMELCLALTAATSSSQVEVAAYLLPHVPKHVLAALSIEILKAAGERSSGSLDGVAFLLHSDFLSDPVATYAVADSIAKSDDDAVPPGLRSFLREHWSEAAFSDGLRQGQQHYLNFVQIVNYGESPICLKDLPGPLRVAIAYLPLYRESVKAGRCCLLSQRLRGQLVEAAKRLGGVVLEEANQGKELVAVLEHHLPPFLLNASSAAY; encoded by the exons ATGGAAGAAGATAAGGCAGTGTTTGTTGGAAGTAGGAATAGCATTATTAGTGAAGAAAAGACTGTGTTTTCAGAAATGGAAGTGGAAACTGCTGACATGGATATATCTGATCGGAACAATGAGAATGTAGTCTTGCCGTCTGAGGAAGGAGAGGGAAGTAATGGAAATGTGGTGTTTTCAAGAGAAGCTCCACTTGTACATAAGGACTTCAGATCATCTGCCGTTGCAGGAGGTTGCAGTTGTGGAGTTAATAAGATTAAATCAGGGATAGCTAACTCTGACTCGGAACTCGGAAAAAGTGAGGAATCAGGTCTTGAAAAGAAGCTTAGTAGACAAGATAGGATTGAGTTGGGGCGCTTGTTCCAGGGTGCTGTGAGTGACCATGATTGGGAGTTGGCAGAGAGTTTGATCCTACTGGCTGATCCCCAAACACTGAATGATGCTTTATGCATTGGTTTGGATTCAATCTGGTTCTTGAGTAATCAAGATGAGTTGTACGGGATAACAGGTTTGATTAAGAAGATCATCGCTAATGGTGCATTCGACTTCACTCGGGCTGCCCTAAGGACTTCATTTCTTGCTTCTTGTGTTTCTGCTTGCCAGAGTCGAACAATGGGCCTTGCAGATACTGTCACTGTTATGGCACGAAG GTTGCATGAACGACTACGAGAATGCAGTGGAGATGAAGTCTTGAAGGCTGAAGCTGGTGCTAAGGTTCAGAAATTCACTGAATGGGCTCTTAAATGTATAGGTTTCCATTCCCGCTGCCAAGGAAAGAGAGATACGGTTGGGAAGAACTCTGCTGTTGAAATACAATTGCAGTTATCAGCTTTCAAAACTTTCCTGGATCTTGCTGGGAATCACCTTACTGGGAAGGACTTTACAGAAGCATTTGATGCAGCTTGCTTTCCGCTTACACTATTCCCTAGTTCATTTGATACTTGCTGGGCATCAGGAATTTCAGCTACTGCAATCCAAGGATTGCTCGGCATGTTGGTGGATGGGGGTGCAGACAATGTCAATCAGTGCTTTCTTGAAGCTTCACGTTTTGGGAGCACAGAGCTGGTCCGCATTCTTTTGCAG ATTGCTCAAAGGAACAGCTTGGATGTTGATGTTGAACTGGCTTTGGGATTTGCTTCCCATTACGGTAAAATTGGAACCATGGAATGTTTAGTGGAAGAGGGTAATGCATTGTCTTTCTTGGGCCCGCTGATGAGAGCTGCTGAGAGGGGATGCATGCAGGTTGTTGAATGGTTTGTCAAAAGGGGATGCAGGGACATGGAACTATGTCTGGCCCTTACAGCTGCGACCTCCAGTAGTCAGGTTGAAGTTGCTGCGTATCTCCTTCCTCATGTTCCTAAGCATGTTCTTGCTGCCCTCAGCATCGAGATTCTTAAGGCTGCTGGCGAGAGAAGCAGTGGGTCTCTTGATGGGGTAGCATTTCTGTTGCATTCGGACTTCCTCAGTGATCCTGTTGCCACTTATGCTGTTGCTGACAGTATAGCTAAGTCTGATGATGATGCTGTTCCTCCCGGTCTGAGGAGTTTCCTTCGGGAACATTGGTCGGAAGCTGCCTTCTCGGATGGACTGCGGCAAGGACAACAACACTACTTAAACTTTGTGCAAATTGTAAACTACGGTGAATCTCCTATCTGTTTGAAGGATCTTCCTGGGCCCTTGAGGGTAGCAATAGCATACCTGCCACTGTATAGAGAAAGTGTTAAGGCAGGGAGATGTTGCTTGTTATCTCAAAGACTTAGAGGACAGCTTGTGGAAGCTGCCAAAAGGCTTGGTGGTGTAGTACTGGAAGAGGCAAACcaaggaaaagaattagtggCTGTCTTGGAGCATCATCTTCCTCCATTTTTGCTAAATGCATCAAGTGCTGCTTATTAG